The sequence below is a genomic window from Escherichia marmotae.
AGCCGCCCTCAGGCGGCTCCTTTTCGATAATTAAGACTGCTTGGACATCGCAGCAACTTCTGCTGCAAAGTCAGTCTCAACTTTCTCGATGCCTTCACCCACTTCGAAGCGGATGAAGCCAGTCACTTCAGCGTTATGCTCTTTCAGCAGCTGACCAACAGTTTTTGCCGGTTCCATAACGAACGGCTGACCGGTCAGAGAAACTTCGCCGGTGAATTTCTTCATGCGGCCTTCAACCATTTTCTCTGCGATTTCTTTCGGCTTACCAGACTGCATCGCGATGTCCAACTGTACCTGGTATTCTTTCTCTACCACTTCAGCGGATACGTCTTCCGGTTTGATGAATTCTGGTTTGCTTGCAGCAACATGCATAGCGATGTGTTTAACCAGCTCTTCGTCAGCGCCTTTAGCAGCAACCAGAACGCCGATACGCGCGCCGTGCTGATAAGAACCCAGAACGTCGCCTTCCAGCGCAGCAACACGGCGAATGTTGATGTTTTCACCGATTTTCGCTACCAGCGCAACACGTTCTTCTTCGAACTGTGCTTTCAGAACTTCAACGTCAGTGATTTTGCCAGCAACCGCTGCGTCCAGCACTTTGTCTGCGAACGCCTGGAAACCAGCATCTTTTGCCACGAAGTCAGTCTGGCAGTTAACTTCCAGAATGATGCCGTAGTTGCCGTCGATTTTGGTTTTGATCACGCCGTCAGCAGCAACGTTGCCTGCTTTTTTCGCTGCTTTGATCGCACCAGACTTACGCATGTTTTCGATTGCCAGCTCGATGTCGCCGTTAGCTTCAGTCAGTGCTTTTTTGCAATCCATCATGCCTGCGCCAGTACGCTCACGCAGCTCTTTTACCAGGGATGCGGTAATTTC
It includes:
- the tsf gene encoding translation elongation factor Ts — protein: MAEITASLVKELRERTGAGMMDCKKALTEANGDIELAIENMRKSGAIKAAKKAGNVAADGVIKTKIDGNYGIILEVNCQTDFVAKDAGFQAFADKVLDAAVAGKITDVEVLKAQFEEERVALVAKIGENINIRRVAALEGDVLGSYQHGARIGVLVAAKGADEELVKHIAMHVAASKPEFIKPEDVSAEVVEKEYQVQLDIAMQSGKPKEIAEKMVEGRMKKFTGEVSLTGQPFVMEPAKTVGQLLKEHNAEVTGFIRFEVGEGIEKVETDFAAEVAAMSKQS